In the genome of Streptomyces sp. NBC_00190, one region contains:
- a CDS encoding FxsB family cyclophane-forming radical SAM/SPASM peptide maturase has translation MRHTGTSDAALPAQDSAPPAQDAAPPGRNAAQEAHARHAPWPHTRLDVPALRTAGHRPHPIRQFVLKTRSRCNLACTYCYVYELADQSWRGQPAVMAPATARRAAERIAEHAAAHDLPRVDLVLHGGEPLLTAPAQLAGPVEAVRAAVAAAAPRTRVTAAVQTNGTLLTRGRIAALAAAGIRVGVSLDGGLPAHNARRVDHTGRPGFGAAARGLRLLARHPDSYAGVLCVIDLDQDPVETYESLLAFAPPSLGLLLPLANWSSPPAGHRPGATPYADWLLAVFERWWHDGVRRTRIRIFEEIIALLLGLPAATETLGLAPAATAVIETDGSIEQADSLKSAYEGAAATGATLATHSFDQILDHPGFAARQLGRDALAAGCRACELVDVCGGGHYPHRYRAGEGFRQPSVYCADLQVLIRHIAAALQRAASTATAAHPPAVAS, from the coding sequence ATGAGGCACACCGGCACGAGCGACGCCGCGCTGCCCGCACAGGACTCGGCGCCGCCCGCACAGGACGCCGCGCCGCCCGGACGCAACGCCGCGCAGGAGGCCCACGCCCGCCACGCGCCCTGGCCCCACACCCGGCTCGACGTGCCCGCCCTGCGGACCGCCGGCCACCGGCCCCATCCGATACGGCAGTTCGTGCTCAAGACGCGCAGCCGCTGCAACCTCGCCTGCACCTACTGCTACGTCTACGAACTGGCGGACCAGAGCTGGCGCGGCCAGCCCGCCGTCATGGCCCCGGCCACCGCCCGCCGCGCCGCCGAGCGGATAGCCGAGCACGCCGCCGCCCACGACCTGCCCCGCGTCGACCTTGTACTGCACGGCGGCGAACCGCTGCTCACCGCGCCCGCCCAGCTGGCCGGGCCCGTCGAGGCCGTACGGGCCGCCGTGGCCGCGGCCGCCCCGCGCACCCGGGTCACCGCCGCCGTCCAGACCAACGGCACCCTCCTCACCCGCGGCCGGATCGCCGCGCTGGCCGCCGCCGGGATACGCGTCGGCGTCAGCCTCGACGGAGGCCTCCCCGCGCACAACGCCCGGCGCGTCGACCACACCGGGCGCCCCGGGTTCGGCGCCGCCGCCCGCGGCCTGCGGTTACTGGCACGGCATCCGGACAGCTACGCCGGGGTGCTGTGCGTCATCGACCTCGACCAGGACCCGGTGGAGACGTACGAGTCCCTGCTCGCCTTCGCCCCGCCCAGCCTCGGGCTGCTGCTGCCGCTCGCCAACTGGAGCTCCCCGCCGGCCGGCCACCGGCCCGGTGCGACCCCGTACGCCGACTGGCTCCTCGCCGTCTTCGAACGCTGGTGGCACGACGGGGTGCGACGCACCCGGATCCGGATCTTCGAGGAGATCATCGCGCTGCTGCTCGGCCTGCCCGCCGCCACCGAGACCCTCGGGCTCGCGCCCGCCGCCACCGCCGTCATCGAGACCGACGGCTCCATCGAACAGGCCGATTCGCTGAAGTCCGCCTACGAGGGCGCCGCCGCAACCGGGGCGACCCTCGCCACCCACAGCTTCGACCAGATCCTCGACCACCCCGGATTCGCCGCCCGCCAGCTCGGGCGGGACGCGCTCGCCGCCGGGTGCCGCGCCTGCGAGCTGGTGGACGTGTGCGGCGGCGGCCACTACCCGCACCGCTACCGCGCCGGCGAGGGATTCCGGCAGCCTTCCGTGTACTGCGCGGACCTCCAGGTCCTGATCCGGCACATCGCCGCGGCCCTCCAGCGGGCCGCGTCCACGGCCACCGCGGCCCACCCCCCGGCGGTCGCCTCATGA
- a CDS encoding HEXXH motif domain-containing protein translates to MTAALAAFSVSSRTLRALASTEPSTDGTRLVRDVRRSKRLVLLRGVLDAAPGGRSGETAAHWALLEEAERHAPAAVRDVLHYPATGVWAEETLRRLHAPDGPPPDLGHLGALAVAAALRAGISFTHTLRPQHGRLVLPTLGLLRPDRPGPLALTERTWDPEDPVTLPLHTLPGGRTALDDLDPYRASGPAQQAPVRPARRLTSKGHRRWDTQWSGALTLLQRYDTARAEETVQLLRSVVPLAGGSRSSGATLPAAAGSVLARAQAPPALAATLVHEVQHGKLTALADVLTLHTADRVPRYWAPWRADPRPLEGLLHGAYAHLALAGYWQRAALYGARGAWAQHARIRAQVAAVLPVLHADDRLTSAGREFTEAMRSAERAMDELPPPGDQHATARRAVDRERRAWCAEHPELAPFAQG, encoded by the coding sequence ATGACCGCCGCCCTCGCCGCCTTCTCCGTCTCCTCCCGCACCCTGCGCGCCCTCGCCTCCACCGAGCCCTCCACCGACGGCACCCGCCTGGTCCGCGACGTCCGCCGCTCCAAGCGCCTGGTCCTGCTGCGCGGGGTCCTCGACGCCGCCCCCGGCGGCCGGTCCGGGGAGACCGCCGCTCACTGGGCCCTGCTGGAGGAGGCCGAACGCCACGCCCCCGCCGCCGTGCGCGACGTCCTGCACTACCCGGCTACGGGGGTGTGGGCCGAGGAGACCCTGCGCCGCCTGCACGCCCCGGACGGCCCCCCGCCGGACCTCGGCCACCTCGGGGCCCTCGCCGTCGCCGCCGCCCTGCGCGCCGGGATCTCCTTCACCCACACCCTGCGCCCCCAGCACGGCCGCCTCGTCCTGCCCACGCTCGGACTCCTGCGCCCGGACCGCCCGGGCCCGCTCGCCCTCACCGAACGCACCTGGGACCCCGAGGACCCCGTCACCCTCCCCCTGCACACGCTCCCCGGCGGCCGGACCGCCCTCGACGACCTCGACCCCTACCGGGCATCCGGCCCCGCGCAGCAGGCCCCCGTACGCCCCGCCCGCCGGCTCACCTCCAAGGGACACCGGCGCTGGGACACCCAGTGGTCCGGCGCGCTCACCCTGCTCCAGCGGTACGACACCGCCCGCGCCGAGGAGACCGTGCAGCTGCTGCGCTCCGTCGTACCGCTCGCCGGAGGTTCCCGCTCCAGCGGCGCGACCCTGCCCGCGGCCGCCGGCTCCGTACTGGCCCGCGCACAGGCTCCGCCCGCGCTGGCCGCCACCCTCGTGCACGAGGTCCAGCACGGCAAGCTCACCGCCCTCGCCGACGTCCTGACCCTGCACACCGCCGACCGCGTCCCCCGCTACTGGGCCCCCTGGCGCGCCGACCCCCGCCCGCTGGAGGGACTCCTCCACGGCGCCTACGCCCACCTGGCCCTGGCCGGGTACTGGCAGCGCGCCGCCCTCTACGGGGCACGCGGCGCCTGGGCCCAGCACGCCCGGATCCGCGCCCAGGTCGCCGCCGTCCTGCCCGTACTGCACGCGGACGACCGACTGACCTCCGCGGGACGGGAGTTCACCGAAGCGATGAGGTCCGCCGAACGGGCCATGGACGAACTCCCGCCCCCCGGGGACCAGCACGCCACCGCCCGCCGGGCCGTCGACCGCGAGCGCCGCGCCTGGTGCGCGGAACACCCCGAACTCGCGCCGTTCGCACAAGGCTGA
- the fxsT gene encoding FxSxx-COOH system tetratricopeptide repeat protein — MTGSRQEQTISAAGPQRFVISFAGFNRPWAVWIAHRLEEHGHRVALQRWDPQNRPGLAQALDDLARSGSRVLLVLSERYFSAGTHTDEEWNTALRAVTDRHRDRFAAVCLTDSPLPSAVAVLEKTDLWGLDAYEAEYRVLRRLELPTDRIGTESGRRGPRFPNDPPEIWGRVPRRNPRFTGRNDVIGTLRAALAEAPAGASTVTLLGLSGVGKTQVATEYAYRFASEYDVVWWVPAEDRPTLRERLADLAPALGLPRGAGSYGEQIRAVLEALRRGSPYSRWLIVFDGCDNPDDLTDLLPSGAGDVIITSRNREWASRHTNLVEVPLYARPESITFIRRRALRLTAVEADQLAEALEDYPLALDQTAGWLADSPLTVGDYLALLQRRMDSREAVTVSDDYPLPFPTALAILLNNVRENFPDALALLRLFVFFAPGPVPLRLLREFPADEVPEELAGLINDQIRWNAALNKLVQFSVVRLEYSDLPVEEGGGGLETVQLHRMVHGIVRDNLSEDEAEPLSRAVRQVLAAADPGRPSDSRLWPRYAELIPHLATAGVLTSSNPRIQTFLLHCLRYLILAGEYRTCLRLSEETDHAWRAMLGEDHPKVRELSYQYGGALRNLGLFRRAETLTKAVADRLTGERGDRDLETLRASSAYGGVLLCIAKFEPARKIFEHCLAMYRELLGEDDSTTLGAQNNLAATYRLLGRYQDAYDLDLDTLRRRERVLRAQHISTLSSGIACAMGLRMMGRYREAQTRQEQGLKLNTQVLGLGHPQTLRAEHNLGLCLRRSGDIPGAGMRLRAVWERATRVFGIDYPWTLMVASDYATYLREYGDIGEARRISEDVVRGYQSQLGLAHPYSIGTVGNLGLVLRAQGERAEALSLAEQALVGMRGALGDRHPWTLGCALNATGHRNITGRLEDALDLSRETLRTAEQVLGPDHPMTLSAQIALAADLRSVREDAEAGKHEEAGIKGLIRTLGPQHVHTVSARQQARPYWDFEPQP; from the coding sequence ATGACCGGTAGTCGGCAGGAACAGACCATTTCAGCCGCTGGGCCGCAGCGGTTCGTCATCAGCTTCGCCGGGTTCAACCGGCCCTGGGCCGTGTGGATCGCCCACCGGCTGGAGGAGCACGGCCACCGCGTCGCCCTCCAGCGCTGGGACCCGCAGAACAGGCCCGGCCTCGCCCAGGCCCTCGACGACCTCGCCCGCTCCGGCAGCCGGGTCCTCCTCGTCCTCAGCGAACGCTACTTCTCGGCCGGGACCCACACCGACGAGGAGTGGAACACCGCCCTGCGCGCGGTGACCGACCGCCACCGCGACCGGTTCGCGGCGGTCTGCCTCACCGACTCCCCGCTGCCCAGCGCCGTGGCCGTCCTGGAGAAGACCGACCTGTGGGGCCTGGACGCGTACGAGGCGGAGTACCGCGTGCTGCGCCGCCTGGAGCTGCCCACCGACCGGATCGGCACCGAGAGCGGCCGACGCGGCCCCCGCTTCCCCAACGACCCGCCCGAGATCTGGGGCCGGGTCCCGCGCCGGAACCCGCGCTTCACCGGCCGCAACGACGTCATCGGCACCCTGCGCGCGGCGCTCGCCGAAGCCCCGGCCGGCGCCTCCACCGTCACCCTGCTCGGGCTCTCCGGCGTCGGCAAGACCCAGGTCGCCACCGAGTACGCCTACCGCTTCGCCTCCGAGTACGACGTGGTGTGGTGGGTCCCCGCCGAGGACCGGCCCACCCTGCGCGAACGCCTCGCCGACCTGGCCCCCGCCCTCGGCCTGCCGCGCGGCGCCGGCAGCTACGGCGAGCAGATCCGCGCCGTCCTGGAAGCACTGCGGCGCGGATCCCCTTACAGCCGCTGGCTGATCGTCTTCGACGGCTGCGACAACCCCGACGACCTCACCGACCTGCTGCCCTCCGGCGCGGGCGACGTCATCATCACCTCCCGCAACCGCGAGTGGGCCTCCCGGCACACCAACCTCGTCGAAGTACCGCTCTACGCCCGCCCCGAGTCCATCACCTTCATCCGGCGCCGTGCGCTGCGGCTCACCGCCGTGGAGGCCGACCAGCTCGCCGAGGCCCTGGAGGACTACCCGCTCGCCCTCGACCAGACCGCCGGCTGGCTCGCCGACTCCCCGCTGACCGTCGGCGACTACCTGGCGCTGCTCCAGCGCCGGATGGACTCCCGCGAGGCCGTCACCGTCTCCGACGACTACCCGCTGCCCTTCCCCACGGCCCTGGCCATACTGCTCAACAACGTCCGGGAGAACTTCCCCGACGCCCTCGCCCTGCTGCGGCTGTTCGTCTTCTTCGCACCCGGGCCGGTGCCGCTGCGGCTGCTGCGCGAATTCCCCGCCGACGAGGTGCCCGAGGAACTCGCCGGGCTGATCAACGACCAGATCCGGTGGAACGCGGCCCTCAACAAGCTCGTCCAGTTCTCCGTGGTCCGCCTGGAGTACTCCGACCTGCCCGTGGAGGAGGGCGGCGGCGGGCTGGAGACCGTACAGCTGCACCGCATGGTCCACGGCATCGTCCGGGACAACCTCTCCGAGGACGAGGCCGAACCGCTCTCCCGCGCCGTCCGCCAGGTCCTCGCCGCCGCCGACCCCGGCCGGCCGTCCGACTCCCGGCTGTGGCCCCGCTACGCCGAGCTCATCCCGCACCTGGCCACCGCCGGGGTGCTGACCAGCAGCAACCCGCGCATCCAGACCTTCCTGCTGCACTGCCTGCGCTACCTGATCCTCGCCGGGGAGTACCGCACCTGCCTGCGGCTCTCCGAGGAGACCGACCACGCCTGGCGCGCCATGCTCGGCGAGGACCACCCCAAGGTCCGCGAGCTCAGCTACCAGTACGGCGGAGCGCTGCGCAACCTCGGCCTCTTCCGCCGCGCCGAGACCCTCACCAAGGCCGTCGCCGACCGGCTCACCGGCGAACGCGGCGACCGCGACCTGGAGACCCTGCGCGCCAGCAGCGCGTACGGCGGAGTCCTGCTGTGCATCGCCAAGTTCGAGCCGGCCCGCAAGATCTTCGAGCACTGCCTGGCCATGTACCGCGAGCTGCTCGGCGAGGACGACTCGACGACGCTCGGCGCCCAGAACAACCTGGCCGCCACCTACCGGCTGCTGGGCCGCTACCAGGACGCCTACGACCTCGACCTGGACACCCTGCGCCGCCGCGAGCGGGTGCTGCGGGCCCAGCACATCTCCACCCTCTCCTCCGGCATCGCCTGCGCCATGGGGCTGCGGATGATGGGCCGCTACCGGGAGGCGCAGACCCGGCAGGAGCAGGGGCTCAAGCTCAACACCCAGGTGCTGGGGCTGGGCCACCCGCAGACCCTGCGCGCCGAGCACAACCTCGGGCTGTGCCTGCGGCGTTCCGGGGACATCCCCGGTGCGGGCATGCGGCTGCGGGCCGTGTGGGAACGGGCCACGCGGGTCTTCGGCATCGACTACCCGTGGACGCTGATGGTGGCCTCCGACTACGCCACCTACCTCAGGGAGTACGGGGACATCGGCGAGGCCCGCCGGATCTCCGAGGACGTGGTCCGCGGCTACCAGTCCCAGCTGGGCCTCGCCCACCCGTACAGCATCGGCACGGTCGGCAACCTCGGCCTGGTGCTGCGGGCCCAGGGCGAGCGGGCCGAAGCCCTCTCGCTCGCCGAACAGGCGCTGGTCGGCATGCGGGGCGCACTGGGCGACCGGCACCCCTGGACGCTGGGCTGCGCCCTGAACGCCACCGGACACCGCAACATCACCGGGCGCCTGGAAGACGCGCTGGACCTGAGCCGCGAGACGCTGCGCACCGCCGAGCAGGTGCTGGGCCCGGACCACCCCATGACGCTGAGCGCGCAGATCGCGCTGGCCGCGGACCTGCGGTCGGTACGGGAGGACGCGGAGGCCGGCAAGCACGAGGAGGCCGGCATCAAGGGCCTCATCCGGACACTGGGCCCGCAACACGTCCACACGGTCTCGGCCCGCCAGCAGGCCCGCCCGTACTGGGACTTCGAGCCCCAGCCGTAG
- a CDS encoding multifunctional oxoglutarate decarboxylase/oxoglutarate dehydrogenase thiamine pyrophosphate-binding subunit/dihydrolipoyllysine-residue succinyltransferase subunit gives MSPQSPSNSSTTTEAAGGGKNPASGFGANEWLVDEIYQQYLQDPNSVDRAWWDFFADYKPGAAAPVKSEEPKKTTATTDGASAQAATTVTAAPQAADAAATGAASAGASTRSTGAAATAPSAAPTPVSAPAPAPATPSGAPAVTVTSQAPAAAPAAPASSAVAAQKAAPATEAPAGPELVTLRGPAAAVAKNMNASLDVPTATSVRAVPVKLLFDNRIVINNHLKRARGGKISFTHLIGYAMVQAIKAMPAMNHSFAEKDGKPTLVKPEHINFGLAIDLVKPNGDRQLVVAGIKKAETLNFFEFWQAYEDIVRRARVGKLTMDDFTGVTVSLTNPGGLGTVHSVPRLMPGQSVIMGVGSMDYPAEFQGTSQDTLNKLGISKVMTLTSTYDHRVIQGAASGEFLRIVANLLLGESGFYDDVFEALRIPYEPVRWNRDIDASHDDDVTKAARVFELIHSYRVRGHVMADTDPLEYKQRKHPDLDITEHGLTLWDLEREFAVGGFSGKSMMKLRDILGVLRDSYCRTTGVEFMHIQDPKQRRWIQDRIERPHTKPEREEQLRILRRLNAAEAFETFLQTKYVGQKRFSLEGGESVIPLLDAVIDSAAEARLEEVVIGMAHRGRLNVLANIVGKSYAQIFREFEGNLDPKSMHGSGDVKYHLGAEGTFTGLDGEQIKVSLVANPSHLEAVDPVLEGVARAKQDVINKGGTDFTVLPLALHGDAAFAGQGVVAETLNMSQLRGYRTGGTVHVVINNQVGFTAAPESSRSSMYATDVARMIEAPIFHVNGDDPEAVVRVARLAFEFRQAFNKDVVIDLICYRRRGHNESDNPAFTQPLMYDLIDKKRSVRKLYTESLIGRGDITLEEAEQALQDFQGQLEKVFAEVREAAAQPAVGAPVPPAQVAQQFPVTVNTAISQDVVKRIAESQVNIPEHVTVHPRLLPQLQRRAAMIDEGTIDWGMGETLAFGSLLMEGTPVRLSGQDSRRGTFGQRHAVLIDRETGEDYTPLQYLSDEQARYNVYDSLLSEYAAMGFEYGYSLARPDALVLWEAQFGDFVNGAQTVVDEFISSAEQKWGQTSGVTLLLPHGYEGQGPDHSSARPERFLQMCAQDNMTVAMPTLPSNYFHLLRWQVHNPHHKPLIVFTPKSMLRLKAAASKAEEFTTGSFRPVIGDATVEPNAVRKVVFCAGKVYYDLEAERQKRGITDTAIIRIERLYPLAGAELQAEIAKFPNAAKYIWAQEEPANQGAWPFIALNLIDHLDLAVGADVPAGERLRRISRPHGSSPAVGSAKRHQAEQQLLLNEVFEA, from the coding sequence GTGTCGCCACAGTCCCCCAGTAACTCGAGCACCACGACCGAAGCAGCAGGGGGCGGGAAGAACCCCGCCTCAGGCTTCGGCGCCAATGAGTGGCTCGTCGACGAGATCTATCAGCAGTACCTCCAGGACCCGAACTCGGTCGACCGGGCCTGGTGGGACTTCTTCGCCGACTACAAGCCGGGGGCTGCCGCTCCGGTGAAGTCCGAAGAGCCGAAGAAGACCACTGCGACGACGGACGGCGCCTCCGCACAGGCCGCCACCACCGTCACCGCAGCCCCCCAGGCCGCCGACGCCGCCGCCACGGGGGCGGCGAGCGCCGGTGCGAGCACCCGCTCCACTGGAGCGGCTGCCACCGCGCCCTCCGCCGCGCCCACGCCTGTGTCAGCTCCTGCCCCTGCTCCTGCCACCCCCTCTGGTGCCCCTGCTGTGACTGTCACCTCCCAGGCCCCGGCCGCCGCACCGGCCGCGCCCGCCTCCTCCGCCGTAGCCGCTCAGAAGGCCGCGCCCGCCACCGAGGCCCCCGCGGGCCCCGAGCTGGTGACGCTCCGCGGCCCGGCTGCCGCCGTCGCGAAGAACATGAACGCCTCGCTGGACGTGCCGACGGCCACGTCCGTCCGCGCCGTCCCGGTGAAGCTGCTGTTCGACAACCGCATCGTCATCAACAACCACCTCAAGCGCGCCCGGGGCGGGAAGATCTCCTTCACCCACCTCATCGGCTACGCGATGGTGCAGGCGATCAAGGCCATGCCGGCCATGAACCACTCCTTCGCGGAGAAGGACGGCAAGCCGACCCTGGTCAAGCCGGAGCACATCAACTTCGGTCTCGCGATCGACCTGGTGAAGCCGAACGGCGACCGCCAGCTGGTCGTCGCCGGCATCAAGAAGGCCGAGACCCTCAACTTCTTCGAGTTCTGGCAGGCCTACGAGGACATCGTCCGCCGCGCCCGTGTCGGCAAGCTGACGATGGATGACTTCACCGGCGTCACCGTCTCGCTGACCAACCCCGGCGGCCTGGGCACCGTGCACTCCGTGCCCCGCCTGATGCCCGGACAGTCGGTCATCATGGGCGTCGGCTCCATGGACTACCCCGCCGAGTTCCAGGGCACCTCGCAGGACACCCTGAACAAGCTGGGCATCTCCAAGGTCATGACCCTGACCTCGACCTACGACCACCGGGTCATCCAGGGCGCGGCCTCCGGCGAGTTCCTGCGCATCGTCGCGAACCTGCTGCTCGGCGAGAGCGGCTTCTACGACGACGTCTTCGAGGCGCTGCGCATCCCGTACGAGCCGGTCCGCTGGAACCGCGACATCGACGCCAGCCACGACGACGACGTCACGAAGGCCGCCCGCGTCTTCGAGCTGATCCACTCCTACCGGGTCCGCGGCCATGTCATGGCCGACACCGACCCGCTGGAGTACAAGCAGCGCAAGCACCCCGACCTCGACATCACCGAGCACGGCCTCACCCTGTGGGACCTGGAGCGCGAGTTCGCGGTCGGCGGCTTCTCCGGCAAGTCGATGATGAAGCTCCGCGACATCCTCGGCGTGCTGCGCGACTCGTACTGCCGCACCACCGGCGTCGAGTTCATGCACATCCAGGACCCCAAGCAGCGCCGCTGGATCCAGGACCGCATCGAGCGTCCGCACACCAAGCCGGAGCGCGAGGAGCAGCTGCGCATCCTGCGCCGCCTGAACGCGGCGGAGGCCTTCGAGACCTTCCTGCAGACGAAGTACGTCGGCCAGAAGCGCTTCTCCCTGGAGGGCGGCGAGTCCGTCATCCCGCTGCTCGACGCCGTCATCGACTCGGCCGCCGAGGCCCGCCTCGAAGAGGTCGTCATCGGCATGGCCCACCGCGGCCGCCTGAACGTGCTCGCGAACATCGTCGGCAAGTCGTACGCGCAGATCTTCCGCGAGTTCGAGGGCAACCTCGACCCGAAGTCCATGCACGGCTCCGGCGACGTCAAGTACCACCTGGGCGCCGAGGGCACCTTCACGGGCCTGGACGGCGAGCAGATCAAGGTCTCGCTCGTCGCCAACCCCTCCCACCTGGAGGCCGTCGACCCGGTCCTGGAGGGTGTCGCCCGCGCCAAGCAGGACGTCATCAACAAGGGCGGCACGGACTTCACGGTCCTCCCGCTGGCCCTGCACGGCGACGCGGCCTTCGCGGGCCAGGGTGTGGTCGCCGAGACGCTGAACATGTCGCAGCTGCGCGGCTACCGCACCGGCGGCACCGTGCACGTGGTCATCAACAACCAGGTCGGCTTCACCGCCGCCCCGGAGTCCTCGCGTTCGTCCATGTACGCGACCGACGTGGCCCGCATGATCGAGGCGCCGATCTTCCACGTGAACGGCGACGACCCGGAGGCAGTGGTCCGCGTCGCGCGGCTCGCCTTCGAGTTCCGTCAGGCGTTCAACAAGGACGTGGTCATCGACCTCATCTGCTACCGCCGCCGCGGCCACAACGAGTCCGACAACCCGGCGTTCACGCAGCCGCTGATGTACGACCTGATCGACAAGAAGCGCTCGGTGCGCAAGCTGTACACCGAGTCCCTCATCGGTCGCGGCGACATCACGCTGGAAGAGGCCGAGCAGGCGCTCCAGGACTTCCAGGGCCAGCTGGAGAAGGTCTTCGCGGAGGTCCGCGAGGCCGCCGCGCAGCCCGCCGTCGGCGCCCCGGTGCCGCCGGCCCAGGTCGCGCAGCAGTTCCCGGTCACCGTGAACACCGCGATCTCCCAGGACGTCGTCAAGCGGATCGCCGAGTCCCAGGTCAACATCCCCGAACACGTCACCGTCCACCCGCGTCTGCTGCCGCAGCTGCAGCGCCGTGCGGCGATGATCGACGAGGGCACCATCGACTGGGGCATGGGCGAGACCCTGGCCTTCGGCTCGCTGCTGATGGAGGGCACCCCGGTCCGGCTGTCCGGCCAGGACTCCCGCCGCGGCACGTTCGGCCAGCGCCACGCGGTCCTCATCGACCGGGAGACCGGCGAGGACTACACCCCGCTGCAGTACCTGTCGGACGAGCAGGCCCGTTACAACGTCTACGACTCGCTGCTCTCCGAGTACGCGGCCATGGGCTTCGAGTACGGCTACTCGCTGGCCCGCCCGGACGCGCTGGTCCTCTGGGAGGCCCAGTTCGGTGACTTCGTCAACGGCGCGCAGACCGTCGTCGACGAGTTCATCTCCTCGGCCGAGCAGAAGTGGGGCCAGACTTCCGGCGTCACGCTGCTCCTGCCGCACGGCTACGAGGGCCAGGGCCCGGACCACTCGTCCGCGCGCCCCGAGCGCTTCCTGCAGATGTGCGCGCAGGACAACATGACGGTCGCGATGCCGACCCTGCCGTCGAACTACTTCCACCTGCTGCGCTGGCAGGTCCACAACCCGCACCACAAGCCGCTCATCGTCTTCACCCCGAAGTCGATGCTGCGTCTGAAGGCGGCGGCGTCGAAGGCGGAGGAGTTCACCACCGGTTCGTTCCGTCCGGTCATCGGCGACGCGACGGTGGAGCCGAACGCGGTCCGCAAGGTCGTCTTCTGCGCGGGCAAGGTCTACTACGACCTGGAGGCCGAGCGGCAGAAGCGCGGCATCACGGACACCGCGATCATCCGCATCGAGCGGCTGTACCCGCTGGCGGGCGCTGAGCTCCAGGCGGAGATCGCCAAGTTCCCGAACGCGGCGAAGTACATCTGGGCCCAGGAGGAGCCGGCGAACCAGGGTGCGTGGCCGTTCATCGCGCTGAACCTGATCGACCACCTCGACCTGGCGGTCGGCGCGGACGTCCCGGCGGGCGAGCGCCTGCGGCGCATCTCGCGCCCGCACGGCTCGTCGCCCGCCGTCGGCTCGGCGAAGCGCCACCAGGCGGAGCAGCAGCTCCTGCTGAACGAGGTCTTCGAGGCCTAG
- a CDS encoding HAMP domain-containing sensor histidine kinase gives MNSTPGQRSAGALRPFSPFSIKTKLGTLVVVSVFITTGLLLVALRTDTELRFITVFSVIASMLITQFVAHSLTSPLDDMTTVARAISHGDFTRRVRGAGRRDELGDLASTINLMADDLEAVDRHRKLLVANVSHELRTPIAALRAVLENVVDGVSAADPETMRTMLKQTERLGRLVETLLDLSRVDNGVVPLRARRFEVWPYLSGVLKESALAAAGRPGLSSGSGGHTRNDVHLHLDVFPPELTAYADAERLHQVVANLIDNAVKHSPPHGRVTVRARAGDTPGSLALEVRDEGPGIPEAERHRVFERFNRGSARGGDGGTGLGLAIARWAVELHGGRIRVAESSRGCRILVTLPGSS, from the coding sequence GTGAACAGCACACCCGGGCAGCGCTCCGCCGGGGCCCTGCGGCCCTTCTCGCCGTTCTCGATCAAGACCAAGCTGGGCACCCTCGTGGTGGTCTCGGTCTTCATCACGACGGGCCTGCTGCTGGTGGCCCTGCGCACCGACACCGAGCTGCGGTTCATCACGGTCTTCTCGGTGATCGCCTCGATGCTGATCACCCAGTTCGTGGCGCACAGCCTGACGTCGCCGCTGGACGACATGACGACGGTGGCCCGGGCGATCTCCCACGGCGACTTCACCCGCCGGGTGCGCGGCGCGGGACGCCGGGACGAGCTGGGCGACCTGGCCTCCACGATCAACCTGATGGCGGACGACCTGGAGGCGGTGGACCGGCACCGCAAGCTGCTGGTCGCCAACGTCTCGCACGAACTGCGCACGCCGATCGCGGCGCTGCGCGCGGTGCTGGAGAACGTGGTGGACGGGGTCTCGGCCGCCGATCCGGAGACCATGCGCACGATGCTGAAGCAGACCGAGCGCCTCGGCCGGCTCGTGGAGACGCTGCTGGACCTGTCCCGGGTGGACAACGGCGTGGTCCCGCTGCGCGCCCGCCGGTTCGAGGTGTGGCCGTACCTGTCGGGGGTGCTGAAGGAGTCGGCGCTGGCGGCCGCGGGCCGGCCGGGGCTGTCCAGCGGCTCCGGCGGGCACACCCGCAACGACGTGCACCTGCACCTGGACGTGTTCCCGCCCGAGCTGACGGCGTACGCGGACGCCGAGCGGCTGCACCAGGTGGTGGCGAACCTGATCGACAACGCGGTCAAGCACAGCCCCCCGCACGGCCGGGTCACGGTCCGCGCGCGGGCCGGCGACACGCCCGGCAGCCTGGCGCTGGAGGTGCGGGACGAAGGTCCCGGCATCCCGGAGGCGGAGCGGCACCGGGTCTTCGAGCGGTTCAACCGGGGCAGCGCGCGCGGCGGCGACGGCGGTACGGGGCTGGGCCTGGCGATCGCCCGCTGGGCCGTGGAGCTGCACGGGGGGCGGATCAGAGTGGCCGAATCGTCACGGGGCTGCCGCATCCTCGTCACGCTTCCGGGCAGCTCGTAG